In Oreochromis niloticus isolate F11D_XX linkage group LG5, O_niloticus_UMD_NMBU, whole genome shotgun sequence, a single window of DNA contains:
- the LOC102082759 gene encoding cell wall integrity sensor MID2 isoform X1, with amino-acid sequence MSGLLLLVIFVTCHFFLTVSSHELQGQGQKPQMSVHHFDGEVQFVCSLPGSVKDDTRCNLYFGEASRAVLNQTVKKESSSKDQRFCQFYVSVADFLRHLLLVQQKDASCDYSLESEPNSLSPRSDRYNMTHILAKESPTTKVNSPCTMTTALSLSNPSASNNTTPVTPLSEVPNLQNPTSQKKTSAASRITTTKSTSTTAKPQQDSSPSTTVNSPSKSAESSLTARRASTSTSTVDSPSDEVSRKINTKSSFTLTTAESSLSSFSVSTSTTSVISPSGMRTLTVVLVVVGSGVTVGAILLVLALFRSKRRTEGYSLKRTRTNIQGIVVLLIYTIPRTVFIHLLTELYYLPPAADDFVCMTNIDPGRMLPEGDDGAYSVITSIPGASCATGAEKLNKQERKEQDSDIYHPYATISEKPAAPVSQDMTYSMLQAH; translated from the exons GTCAGAAACCACAGATGAGtgttcatcattttgatggGGAAGTTCAGTTTGTTTGCTCTCTGCCTGGATCTGTGAAAGATGACACAAGATGTAATCTGTACTTTGGAGAAGCAAGTCGTGCAGTCCTAAATCAAACTGTGAAGAAGGAAAGCAGCTCAAAAGACCAGAGGTTCTGCCAGTTTTATGTCTCCGTTGCTGATTTTTTGAGACATCTACTTCTTGTTCAACAAAAGGATGCCAGCTGTGATTACAGTTTGGAAAGTGAACCCAACTCTTTGTCACCTCGCAGTGATCGATACAACATGACAC ATATTTTGGCGAAAGAATCACCAACAACCAAAGTGAACTCACCATGTACCATGACCACAG cactgAGTCTCAGCAATCCCAGTGCTTCCAATAATACCACTCCTGTAACCCCACTATCAG AAGTTCCAAATCTTCAAAACCCTAcctcacaaaagaaaacatcag CAGCATCAAGAATAACCACCACAAAGTCAACATCTACCA CAGCAAAACCACAGCAAGATTCTTCCCCCTCTACAACTGTGAACTCACCGTCTAAGTCAG CAGAATCAAGTCTCACAGCACGCAGGGCTTCCACTTCTACCAGTACTGTGGACTCACCATCAG ATGAAGTCTCAAGAAAGATAAACACAAAATCATCATTTACCTTGACCACAG cagAATCGAGTCTCAGCAGTTTCAGTGTTTCCACTTCTACCACTTCTGTCATCTCACCATCAG GAATGAGGACACTGACTGTTGTGCTGGTCGTCGTTGGTTCTGGTGTAACTGTGGGTGCCATCTTATTGGTACTGGCACTTTTCAGATCTAAAAGAAGAACTG AAGGATATTCTCTAAAGAG GACAAGAACCAACATCCAAGGTATTGTTGTGTTGTTGATTTATACAATACCTAGAACAGTATTTATACACTTGTTAACTGAGCTTTATTATTTACCTCCTGCTGCAGATGACTTTGTGTGCATGACAAATATTGACCCTGGAAGAATG TTACCTGAAGGTGATGATGGAGCCTACAGTGTGATCACTTCAATACCCGGTGCCAGCTGTGCTACCG GTGCTGAGAAACTGAACAAACAAGAAAGGAAAGAGCAAGAT tcTGATATTTATCATCCATACGCCACCATCTCTGAGAAACCAGCTGCACCAGTCTCACAGGACATGACCTACAGCATGCTGCAGGCACATTGA
- the LOC102082759 gene encoding cell wall integrity sensor MID2 isoform X2 produces the protein MSGLLLLVIFVTCHFFLTVSSHELQGQGQKPQMSVHHFDGEVQFVCSLPGSVKDDTRCNLYFGEASRAVLNQTVKKESSSKDQRFCQFYVSVADFLRHLLLVQQKDASCDYSLESEPNSLSPRSDRYNMTHILAKESPTTKVNSPCTMTTALSLSNPSASNNTTPVTPLSEVPNLQNPTSQKKTSASRITTTKSTSTTAKPQQDSSPSTTVNSPSKSAESSLTARRASTSTSTVDSPSDEVSRKINTKSSFTLTTAESSLSSFSVSTSTTSVISPSGMRTLTVVLVVVGSGVTVGAILLVLALFRSKRRTEGYSLKRTRTNIQGIVVLLIYTIPRTVFIHLLTELYYLPPAADDFVCMTNIDPGRMLPEGDDGAYSVITSIPGASCATGAEKLNKQERKEQDSDIYHPYATISEKPAAPVSQDMTYSMLQAH, from the exons GTCAGAAACCACAGATGAGtgttcatcattttgatggGGAAGTTCAGTTTGTTTGCTCTCTGCCTGGATCTGTGAAAGATGACACAAGATGTAATCTGTACTTTGGAGAAGCAAGTCGTGCAGTCCTAAATCAAACTGTGAAGAAGGAAAGCAGCTCAAAAGACCAGAGGTTCTGCCAGTTTTATGTCTCCGTTGCTGATTTTTTGAGACATCTACTTCTTGTTCAACAAAAGGATGCCAGCTGTGATTACAGTTTGGAAAGTGAACCCAACTCTTTGTCACCTCGCAGTGATCGATACAACATGACAC ATATTTTGGCGAAAGAATCACCAACAACCAAAGTGAACTCACCATGTACCATGACCACAG cactgAGTCTCAGCAATCCCAGTGCTTCCAATAATACCACTCCTGTAACCCCACTATCAG AAGTTCCAAATCTTCAAAACCCTAcctcacaaaagaaaacatcag CATCAAGAATAACCACCACAAAGTCAACATCTACCA CAGCAAAACCACAGCAAGATTCTTCCCCCTCTACAACTGTGAACTCACCGTCTAAGTCAG CAGAATCAAGTCTCACAGCACGCAGGGCTTCCACTTCTACCAGTACTGTGGACTCACCATCAG ATGAAGTCTCAAGAAAGATAAACACAAAATCATCATTTACCTTGACCACAG cagAATCGAGTCTCAGCAGTTTCAGTGTTTCCACTTCTACCACTTCTGTCATCTCACCATCAG GAATGAGGACACTGACTGTTGTGCTGGTCGTCGTTGGTTCTGGTGTAACTGTGGGTGCCATCTTATTGGTACTGGCACTTTTCAGATCTAAAAGAAGAACTG AAGGATATTCTCTAAAGAG GACAAGAACCAACATCCAAGGTATTGTTGTGTTGTTGATTTATACAATACCTAGAACAGTATTTATACACTTGTTAACTGAGCTTTATTATTTACCTCCTGCTGCAGATGACTTTGTGTGCATGACAAATATTGACCCTGGAAGAATG TTACCTGAAGGTGATGATGGAGCCTACAGTGTGATCACTTCAATACCCGGTGCCAGCTGTGCTACCG GTGCTGAGAAACTGAACAAACAAGAAAGGAAAGAGCAAGAT tcTGATATTTATCATCCATACGCCACCATCTCTGAGAAACCAGCTGCACCAGTCTCACAGGACATGACCTACAGCATGCTGCAGGCACATTGA
- the LOC102082759 gene encoding A-agglutinin anchorage subunit isoform X3, whose product MSGLLLLVIFVTCHFFLTVSSHELQGQGQKPQMSVHHFDGEVQFVCSLPGSVKDDTRCNLYFGEASRAVLNQTVKKESSSKDQRFCQFYVSVADFLRHLLLVQQKDASCDYSLESEPNSLSPRSDRYNMTHILAKESPTTKVNSPCTMTTALSLSNPSASNNTTPVTPLSEVPNLQNPTSQKKTSAASRITTTKSTSTTTTAKPQQDSSPSTTVNSPSKSAESSLTARRASTSTSTVDSPSDEVSRKINTKSSFTLTTAESSLSSFSVSTSTTSVISPSGMRTLTVVLVVVGSGVTVGAILLVLALFRSKRRTEGYSLKRTRTNIQDDFVCMTNIDPGRMLPEGDDGAYSVITSIPGASCATGAEKLNKQERKEQDSDIYHPYATISEKPAAPVSQDMTYSMLQAH is encoded by the exons GTCAGAAACCACAGATGAGtgttcatcattttgatggGGAAGTTCAGTTTGTTTGCTCTCTGCCTGGATCTGTGAAAGATGACACAAGATGTAATCTGTACTTTGGAGAAGCAAGTCGTGCAGTCCTAAATCAAACTGTGAAGAAGGAAAGCAGCTCAAAAGACCAGAGGTTCTGCCAGTTTTATGTCTCCGTTGCTGATTTTTTGAGACATCTACTTCTTGTTCAACAAAAGGATGCCAGCTGTGATTACAGTTTGGAAAGTGAACCCAACTCTTTGTCACCTCGCAGTGATCGATACAACATGACAC ATATTTTGGCGAAAGAATCACCAACAACCAAAGTGAACTCACCATGTACCATGACCACAG cactgAGTCTCAGCAATCCCAGTGCTTCCAATAATACCACTCCTGTAACCCCACTATCAG AAGTTCCAAATCTTCAAAACCCTAcctcacaaaagaaaacatcag CAGCATCAAGAATAACCACCACAAAGTCAACATCTACCACAACCACAG CAAAACCACAGCAAGATTCTTCCCCCTCTACAACTGTGAACTCACCGTCTAAGTCAG CAGAATCAAGTCTCACAGCACGCAGGGCTTCCACTTCTACCAGTACTGTGGACTCACCATCAG ATGAAGTCTCAAGAAAGATAAACACAAAATCATCATTTACCTTGACCACAG cagAATCGAGTCTCAGCAGTTTCAGTGTTTCCACTTCTACCACTTCTGTCATCTCACCATCAG GAATGAGGACACTGACTGTTGTGCTGGTCGTCGTTGGTTCTGGTGTAACTGTGGGTGCCATCTTATTGGTACTGGCACTTTTCAGATCTAAAAGAAGAACTG AAGGATATTCTCTAAAGAG GACAAGAACCAACATCCAAG ATGACTTTGTGTGCATGACAAATATTGACCCTGGAAGAATG TTACCTGAAGGTGATGATGGAGCCTACAGTGTGATCACTTCAATACCCGGTGCCAGCTGTGCTACCG GTGCTGAGAAACTGAACAAACAAGAAAGGAAAGAGCAAGAT tcTGATATTTATCATCCATACGCCACCATCTCTGAGAAACCAGCTGCACCAGTCTCACAGGACATGACCTACAGCATGCTGCAGGCACATTGA